The following coding sequences are from one Musa acuminata AAA Group cultivar baxijiao chromosome BXJ2-4, Cavendish_Baxijiao_AAA, whole genome shotgun sequence window:
- the LOC135610313 gene encoding multiple C2 domain and transmembrane region protein 7-like, with amino-acid sequence MTPETTPARMFSEQPAEFQLKETSPSLGGEKIVGGRRIKGEKAGAFDLVEKMEYLFVRVVKARELPAKDITGGLDPYVEVRHGNFKGTTKHFEKSHNPEWNHVFAIAKDRLQATSVEVMLKDKVLVTDDLVGLVRFDLNEVPTRVPPDSPLAPEWYRLEDKKGDKVKGELMLAVWYGTQADEAFAYATHSDATPAVDAQILNSYVRAKVYHAPRLWYVRVNIIEAHDIFASDKSRIPEVLCRARIGSQMMKTKAIQSRMPIFRWNEEFMFVAAEPFEEQLVLSVEDRIGPSKEEVIAHVHIPLTSVDKRVDDRNIRPKWFNLKKPVVVDLDQLKEDKFSSKVHVRICLDGGYHVLDESTQYSSDLRPSAKPLWKPPIGVLELGILTADGLHPTKTREGKGACDSYCVAKYGHKWVRTRTVVDNLSPRFNEQYTWDVYDHATVLTVGVFDNCQLGEKSFSSNGNKDTKIGKVRIRLSTLETGRIYTNSYPLLVLHNSGVKKMGELHLAIRFSVTSMLNTMYIYSKPLLPKMHYTRPLPLLQQETLRHQAVQLVAARLGRMEPPLRKEVVEYMSDAQSHLWSMRRSRANIYRLMSVFSGLVAVGRWFGQVCAWKNTITTILVHILFLMLVCFPELILPTVFLYMFVIGVWNYRFRPRKPPHMNTKISNVEQVHPDELDEEFDVFPTSRSPEIVRMRYDRLRSWAGKMQTVVGDIATQGERLHLLLSWRDPRATAMFMVFCLFMAALLYVTPFQVVAIVAGFYVMRHPRFRHKLPSPLANFFRRLPARTDSLL; translated from the coding sequence ATGACGCCCGAAACGACTCCAGCTAGGATGTTTTCGGAGCAACCGGCGGAGTTCCAGCTCAAAGAGACCAGCCCTTCTCTTGGCGgggaaaagatcgtcggaggccGGAGGATCAAGGGGGAGAAGGCAGGTGCCTTTGACCTCGTGGAAAAGATGGAGTACCTCTTCGTGCGGGTGGTGAAGGCGCGTGAATTACCCGCCAAGGACATCACCGGGGGCCTTGACCCTTACGTCGAGGTGAGGCACGGCAACTTCAAGGGAACCACGAAGCACTTCGAGAAGAGCCACAACCCCGAGTGGAATCACGTGTTCGCGATCGCTAAAGACCGGTTGCAAGcaacctccgtcgaggtcatgctCAAAGACAAGGTCCTCGTCACGGATGATCTCGTGGGGCTCGTGCGCTTCGATCTCAACGAGGTCCCTACGCGAGTTCCTCCCGACAGCCCACTGGCGCCGGAGTGGTACCGGCTCGAGGACAAGAAGGGGGACAAGGTCAAAGGCGAACTGATGCTGGCTGTTTGGTACGGAACCCAAGCGGACGAGGCCTTCGCCTACGCGACGCACTCCGATGCTACGCCGGCCGTTGATGCCCAAATCCTGAACAGTTACGTCCGCGCAAAGGTTTACCATGCGCCAAGGCTGTGGTACGTTCGAGTCAACATCATCGAAGCCCACGATATCTTTGCGTCCGACAAGAGTAGGATTCCGGAAGTGCTTTGCAGAGCGCGAATCGGAAGCCAGATGATGAAGACGAAGGCGATCCAGTCTCGGATGCCGATCTTCCGGTGGAATGAAGAGTTCATGTTTGTGGCCGCAGAACCTTTCGAGGAGCAACTAGTCCTCTCCGTAGAAGATCGCATTGGGCCCAGCAAGGAAGAGGTGATCGCCCATGTCCATATCCCGTTGACGTCCGTGGATAAGCGCGTCGATGACCGGAACATCCGCCCGAAATGGTTCAACCTCAAGAAGCCGGTGGTGGTGGACTTGGACCAGCTTAAGGAAGACAAGTTCTCCAGTAAGGTTCACGTACGCATCTGCCTCGACGGAGGATACCATGTGCTCGATGAGTCCACTCAGTACAGCAGCGACCTGCGACCATCGGCGAAGCCGCTGTGGAAGCCCCCGATCGGGGTGCTCGAGCTTGGCATCCTGACGGCCGACGGGCTCCACCCGACGAAGACACGGGAGGGGAAGGGCGCCTGCGACTCCTACTGCGTCGCCAAGTACGGGCACAAGTGGGTGAGGACTCGTACCGTCGTCGACAACCTCAGCCCAAGGTTCAATGAGCAGTACACCTGGGACGTCTACGATCACGCCACCGTGCTCACCGTCGGAGTCTTCGACAACTGCCAGCTCGGCGAGAAGAGCTTCAGTTCCAATGGCAACAAGGACACCAAGATCGGGAAGGTAAGAATCCGTCTTTCTACCCTCGAAACCGGACGCATCTACACCAACTCGTATCCTCTGCTCGTCCTCCACAACTCTGGCGTGAAGAAGATGGGAGAGCTCCACCTTGCCATACGGTTCTCGGTGACGTCAATGCTCAACACGATGTACATATACTCGAAGCCCCTCTTACCCAAGATGCACTACACACGTCCATTACCGCTGCTTCAGCAAGAGACGCTCCGTCATCAAGCCGTCCAACTTGTTGCCGCTCGGCTGGGCCGAATGGAGCCGCCTCTGCGGAAGGAGGTCGTGGAGTACATGTCGGACGCTCAATCTCACTTGTGGAGCATGCGCCGAAGCAGAGCCAACATCTACCGGTTGATGTCCGTCTTCTCAGGCTTGGTCGCAGTGGGAAGATGGTTCGGCCAGGTTTGCGCGTGGAAGAACACCATCACGACCATACTAGTGCAcatcctcttcctcatgctcgtcTGCTTTCCTGAGTTgatacttccgacggtcttcctctACATGTTTGTTATAGGGGTTTGGAACTACCGGTTCCGCCCTCGCAAACCCCCCCACATGAACACGAAGATCTCCAACGTCGAGCAAGTGCACCCCGATGAACTCGACGAAGAATTCGACGTGTTTCCTACCTCTCGCAGCCCGGAGATTGTGAGGATGAGGTATGATAGGCTGAGGAGTTGGGCCGGAAAGATGCAGACGGTGGTGGGCGACATAGCGACGCAAGGTGAGAGACTACATCTGCTGCTGTCATGGAGGGATCCTCGGGCCACGGCGATGTTCATGGTGTTCTGCCTCTTCATGGCGGCGTTGCTGTACGTGACGCCGTTCCAGGTGGTGGCAATCGTGGCTGGGTTCTACGTGATGAGGCATCCAAGGTTCAGGCACAAATTGCCATCTCCGCTTGCCAACTTCTTCCGTCGATTGCCGGCGCGGACCGACAGCTTGCTCTAG
- the LOC135610312 gene encoding putative pentatricopeptide repeat-containing protein At1g13800 isoform X2 — translation MPQQAADALSQLPSLGFVPSIKTCSYLMNYLAESGNLDLVLQVFEKMMMLGIDLDAYAFTILIKSLCREGKLDETLGVLDVMRKVGIQPDRITYHTVIEGMCTNGKPDLAYVLLKEITRRGILLGRIAYNKVISRLCKEKRVREAENVLEDMTRQGVVADAFSYRCLVKGHCIGGNFLRALDLYEEMVSKGIRTDHVIKTCSYLMNYLAERGKSDLVLQVFDKMKMFGIGLDAYAFTILIKALCREGKLDETLGVLDVMREVGVQPDRITYHTVIQGMCTNGKPDLAYVLLKVITKSGILLDRVAYNKVISRLCKEKRVQEAENVLEDMNRQGILADAFSYQCLIKGHCIGGNLLRALDLYEEMVSKGIRTDHVIVSLVLQYLCKAGMTSKALEYFSRFRESGILLDKILYNIAINIHCKLGNMSEAVKLLLEMECQGLSPDRIHFTSLIKGYCNKGDMANARKVFIHMLNISVDPDPVTYNILARGFCRNGPVDDAFYLVTYMFNHGIQPSKITYHLVIDSLCREGKLEESNILLNTLVERGVSQSSLLVSAMVSCHLQTHCTVEAYALFIWLFRQGYHVNEIACSKLITELCKEGDIRRASVVFKSMLSRQITPDEICYSKLIRAYSRIGDMTSAHVWFKDMLKRGLSLDVVVYTTLMDGYCKVNRLHEAFQLFVEMIESGISADVLALTVILDGHLKETRRQDWLYYNNREDKVKMRSKCLMLLHNMRTMEIKLDVICYNVLIDGYCRLEYVQLAHKLFSEMIERGLSPDACMYTALVCGYCRLGEVPKAEDLVDEMLLKGIRPDKVTISVIERWSLRPRMMQFQ, via the coding sequence ATGCCTCAACAAGCTGCAGATGCGTTGTCCCAGCTGCCGAGCCTTGGATTCGTGCCGTCGATAAAGACTTGCAGCTATCTCATGAACTACCTTGCTGAAAGTGGCAACTTGGATTTGGTACTTCAGGTGTTCGaaaaaatgatgatgcttggcataGATCTGGATGCTTATGCATTCACCATATTGATCAAGTCATTGTGTCGGGAAGGGAAGCTGGATGAGACTCTTGGTGTTTTGGATGTGATGAGGAAGGTCGGCATTCAGCCCGATCGGATTACTTATCACACCGTTATAGAAGGAATGTGTACCAACGGGAAGCCTGATTTGGCTTATGTACTTCTTAAAGAGATCACAAGAAGGGGCATACTTTTGGGTCGCATTGCTTATAACAAAGTGATTAGCAGGTTGTGTAAAGAGAAGAGAGTTCGAGAAGCAGAAAACGTTTTGGAGGACATGACAAGACAAGGAGTGGTTGCAGATGCATTCAGCTATCGATGTCTCGTCAAAGGGCACTGCATAGGTGGAAATTTCTTAAGAGCATTAGATCTTTATGAGGAGATGGTTTCCAAGGGTATTAGAACAGATCATGTGATAAAGACTTGCAGTTATCTCATGAACTACCTAGCTGAACGAGGCAAGTCGGATTTGGTACTGCAGGTGTTCGATAAAATGAAGATGTTTGGGATAGGTCTGGATGCTTATGCATTCACCATATTGATCAAGGCATTGTGTCGGGAAGGGAAGCTGGATGAGACTCTTGGTGTTTTGGATGTGATGAGGGAGGTGGGTGTTCAGCCCGATCGGATTACTTATCACACTGTTATACAAGGAATGTGTACCAATGGGAAACCTGATTTGGCTTATGTACTTCTAAAAGTGATCACAAAAAGCGGCATACTTCTGGATCGTGTTGCTTATAACAAAGTGATTAGCAGGTTGTGTAAAGAGAAGAGAGTTCAAGAAGCAGAAAACGTTTTAGAGGACATGAACAGACAAGGAATCCTTGCAGATGCATTCAGCTATCAATGTCTCATCAAAGGCCATTGCATAGGTGGGAATCTCTTAAGGGCATTAGATCTTTATGAGGAGATGGTATCTAAGGGTATTAGAACAGATCATGTGATTGTCAGTCTCGTGCTCCAATATTTATGTAAAGCGGGCATGACTTCTAAAGCATTAGAGTACTTCAGTAGATTTAGAGAGTCAGGAATTTTGCTTGACAAGATTCTTTACAATATTGCAATAAATATCCACTGTAAGTTGGGAAATATGAGTGAAGCAGTGAAACTGCTCCTTGAGATGGAGTGTCAGGGATTATCTCCAGATAGAATCCACTTCACCAGTTTGATAAAAGGGTATTGCAATAAGGGTGATATGGCTAACGCTCGGAAGGTGTTTATTCATATGCTGAACATCAGTGTGGATCCTGATCCCGTGACATATAATATACTTGCTAGAGGGTTTTGTAGAAATGGTCCTGTTGATGATGCATTTTACCTTGTAACCTACATGTTCAACCATGGCATACAGCCAAGTAAAATTACCTATCATTTGGTAATTGACAGCCTTTGCAGAGAAGGAAAGTTAGAGGAGTCAAACATACTATTAAACACGTTAGTGGAGAGGGGAGTTTCTCAAAGCTCCCTTCTAGTCAGTGCAATGGTTTCTTGTCACCTGCAAACTCATTGTACTGTGGAGGCTTATGCACTTTTTATTTGGTTATTTAGGCAAGGATATCATGTGAATGAAATTGCTTGCTCGAAGCTCATAACTGAGCTTTGTAAGGAGGGAGATATAAGGAGAGCCTCTGTGGTGTTTAAGTCGATGTTAAGTAGGCAAATTACCCCAGATGAGATATGCTATAGCAAACTTATTAGAGCTTATTCCCGGATTGGAGATATGACAAGTGCTCATGTTTGGTTCAAGGACATGCTGAAACGAGGACTATCACTAGATGTTGTAGTATATACTACATTAATGGATGGATACTGCAAGGTCAATCGCTTACATGAAGCTTTTCAATTGTTTGTTGAGATGATTGAAAGTGGAATTAGTGCTGATGTGCTCGCACTCACAGTTATATTGGATGGCCACTTGAAAGAAACTCGTCGTCAAGATTGGCTGTATTACAATAATAGAGAAGACAAAGTTAAAATGAGATCTAAGTGCTTAATGCTGTTACATAACATGAGAACAATGGAGATCAAACTCGATGTCATTTGCTATAACGTATTGATTGATGGGTATTGCAGGTTGGAATATGTTCAGCTTGCACACAAACTATTTTCTGAGATGATTGAAAGAGGGTTGTCACCTGATGCTTGTATGTACACTGCACTAGTCTGTGGTTACTGTCGCCTTGGTGAAGTTCCTAAAGCCGAAGACTTGGTCGATGAAATGCTACTGAAAGGAATACGGCCTGATAAAGTCACTATCTCAGTCATTGAGCGGTGGAGTTTGCGGCCTAGAATGATGCAGTTTCAGTAG
- the LOC135610312 gene encoding pentatricopeptide repeat-containing protein At2g26790, mitochondrial-like isoform X1, with translation MGRLRILPTFLLSRPITAAIASGCRRSFRWATAAADDDDNTIVQEVTEGNEKPRTAPLSPPHCDLTSARVLRVLRLRNPYAAFASVKEFENLGFRHTLDTYSELVGVLGEAGHRKRLIFLFSDMFLMNSRSLGFEVSDVFDVLYRRSYGTSVMIVVFDALIKAYVLCRMPQQAADALSQLPSLGFVPSIKTCSYLMNYLAESGNLDLVLQVFEKMMMLGIDLDAYAFTILIKSLCREGKLDETLGVLDVMRKVGIQPDRITYHTVIEGMCTNGKPDLAYVLLKEITRRGILLGRIAYNKVISRLCKEKRVREAENVLEDMTRQGVVADAFSYRCLVKGHCIGGNFLRALDLYEEMVSKGIRTDHVIKTCSYLMNYLAERGKSDLVLQVFDKMKMFGIGLDAYAFTILIKALCREGKLDETLGVLDVMREVGVQPDRITYHTVIQGMCTNGKPDLAYVLLKVITKSGILLDRVAYNKVISRLCKEKRVQEAENVLEDMNRQGILADAFSYQCLIKGHCIGGNLLRALDLYEEMVSKGIRTDHVIVSLVLQYLCKAGMTSKALEYFSRFRESGILLDKILYNIAINIHCKLGNMSEAVKLLLEMECQGLSPDRIHFTSLIKGYCNKGDMANARKVFIHMLNISVDPDPVTYNILARGFCRNGPVDDAFYLVTYMFNHGIQPSKITYHLVIDSLCREGKLEESNILLNTLVERGVSQSSLLVSAMVSCHLQTHCTVEAYALFIWLFRQGYHVNEIACSKLITELCKEGDIRRASVVFKSMLSRQITPDEICYSKLIRAYSRIGDMTSAHVWFKDMLKRGLSLDVVVYTTLMDGYCKVNRLHEAFQLFVEMIESGISADVLALTVILDGHLKETRRQDWLYYNNREDKVKMRSKCLMLLHNMRTMEIKLDVICYNVLIDGYCRLEYVQLAHKLFSEMIERGLSPDACMYTALVCGYCRLGEVPKAEDLVDEMLLKGIRPDKVTISVIERWSLRPRMMQFQ, from the coding sequence ATGGGACGGCTTCGTATACTCCCAACGTTCCTTCTTAGCAGACCGATCACCGCCGCCATCGCTTCCGGTTGCCGCCGCTCCTTCCGTTGGGCAACCGCCGCCGCCGACGATGACGACAATACCATCGTCCAAGAAGTCACGGAGGGGAACGAGAAGCCGAGGACCGCGCCGCTCTCACCCCCCCACTGCGACTTGACTTCTGCTCGCGTCCTTCGCGTGCTGCGCCTCCGGAATCCTTATGCTGCCTTCGCTTCCGTCAAGGAGTTTGAGAACCTCGGCTTCCGACACACTCTTGATACTTACTCTGAACTCGTTGGCGTGTTAGGCGAGGCAGGTCATCGGAAACGGCTGATTTTTTTGTTCTCTGATATGTTCTTGATGAATTCCAGGAGTCTGGGTTTCGAGGTCTCGGATGTCTTTGACGTTCTTTATCGGAGGTCTTACGGCACTAGCGTGATGATCGTGGTCTTTGATGCACTGATCAAGGCGTATGTTCTCTGCAGGATGCCTCAACAAGCTGCAGATGCGTTGTCCCAGCTGCCGAGCCTTGGATTCGTGCCGTCGATAAAGACTTGCAGCTATCTCATGAACTACCTTGCTGAAAGTGGCAACTTGGATTTGGTACTTCAGGTGTTCGaaaaaatgatgatgcttggcataGATCTGGATGCTTATGCATTCACCATATTGATCAAGTCATTGTGTCGGGAAGGGAAGCTGGATGAGACTCTTGGTGTTTTGGATGTGATGAGGAAGGTCGGCATTCAGCCCGATCGGATTACTTATCACACCGTTATAGAAGGAATGTGTACCAACGGGAAGCCTGATTTGGCTTATGTACTTCTTAAAGAGATCACAAGAAGGGGCATACTTTTGGGTCGCATTGCTTATAACAAAGTGATTAGCAGGTTGTGTAAAGAGAAGAGAGTTCGAGAAGCAGAAAACGTTTTGGAGGACATGACAAGACAAGGAGTGGTTGCAGATGCATTCAGCTATCGATGTCTCGTCAAAGGGCACTGCATAGGTGGAAATTTCTTAAGAGCATTAGATCTTTATGAGGAGATGGTTTCCAAGGGTATTAGAACAGATCATGTGATAAAGACTTGCAGTTATCTCATGAACTACCTAGCTGAACGAGGCAAGTCGGATTTGGTACTGCAGGTGTTCGATAAAATGAAGATGTTTGGGATAGGTCTGGATGCTTATGCATTCACCATATTGATCAAGGCATTGTGTCGGGAAGGGAAGCTGGATGAGACTCTTGGTGTTTTGGATGTGATGAGGGAGGTGGGTGTTCAGCCCGATCGGATTACTTATCACACTGTTATACAAGGAATGTGTACCAATGGGAAACCTGATTTGGCTTATGTACTTCTAAAAGTGATCACAAAAAGCGGCATACTTCTGGATCGTGTTGCTTATAACAAAGTGATTAGCAGGTTGTGTAAAGAGAAGAGAGTTCAAGAAGCAGAAAACGTTTTAGAGGACATGAACAGACAAGGAATCCTTGCAGATGCATTCAGCTATCAATGTCTCATCAAAGGCCATTGCATAGGTGGGAATCTCTTAAGGGCATTAGATCTTTATGAGGAGATGGTATCTAAGGGTATTAGAACAGATCATGTGATTGTCAGTCTCGTGCTCCAATATTTATGTAAAGCGGGCATGACTTCTAAAGCATTAGAGTACTTCAGTAGATTTAGAGAGTCAGGAATTTTGCTTGACAAGATTCTTTACAATATTGCAATAAATATCCACTGTAAGTTGGGAAATATGAGTGAAGCAGTGAAACTGCTCCTTGAGATGGAGTGTCAGGGATTATCTCCAGATAGAATCCACTTCACCAGTTTGATAAAAGGGTATTGCAATAAGGGTGATATGGCTAACGCTCGGAAGGTGTTTATTCATATGCTGAACATCAGTGTGGATCCTGATCCCGTGACATATAATATACTTGCTAGAGGGTTTTGTAGAAATGGTCCTGTTGATGATGCATTTTACCTTGTAACCTACATGTTCAACCATGGCATACAGCCAAGTAAAATTACCTATCATTTGGTAATTGACAGCCTTTGCAGAGAAGGAAAGTTAGAGGAGTCAAACATACTATTAAACACGTTAGTGGAGAGGGGAGTTTCTCAAAGCTCCCTTCTAGTCAGTGCAATGGTTTCTTGTCACCTGCAAACTCATTGTACTGTGGAGGCTTATGCACTTTTTATTTGGTTATTTAGGCAAGGATATCATGTGAATGAAATTGCTTGCTCGAAGCTCATAACTGAGCTTTGTAAGGAGGGAGATATAAGGAGAGCCTCTGTGGTGTTTAAGTCGATGTTAAGTAGGCAAATTACCCCAGATGAGATATGCTATAGCAAACTTATTAGAGCTTATTCCCGGATTGGAGATATGACAAGTGCTCATGTTTGGTTCAAGGACATGCTGAAACGAGGACTATCACTAGATGTTGTAGTATATACTACATTAATGGATGGATACTGCAAGGTCAATCGCTTACATGAAGCTTTTCAATTGTTTGTTGAGATGATTGAAAGTGGAATTAGTGCTGATGTGCTCGCACTCACAGTTATATTGGATGGCCACTTGAAAGAAACTCGTCGTCAAGATTGGCTGTATTACAATAATAGAGAAGACAAAGTTAAAATGAGATCTAAGTGCTTAATGCTGTTACATAACATGAGAACAATGGAGATCAAACTCGATGTCATTTGCTATAACGTATTGATTGATGGGTATTGCAGGTTGGAATATGTTCAGCTTGCACACAAACTATTTTCTGAGATGATTGAAAGAGGGTTGTCACCTGATGCTTGTATGTACACTGCACTAGTCTGTGGTTACTGTCGCCTTGGTGAAGTTCCTAAAGCCGAAGACTTGGTCGATGAAATGCTACTGAAAGGAATACGGCCTGATAAAGTCACTATCTCAGTCATTGAGCGGTGGAGTTTGCGGCCTAGAATGATGCAGTTTCAGTAG